The Canis aureus isolate CA01 chromosome 11, VMU_Caureus_v.1.0, whole genome shotgun sequence genome has a segment encoding these proteins:
- the LOC144324296 gene encoding uncharacterized protein LOC144324296 translates to MEMVARVVHVPPHGESSALGENVTDTLAGGSGQKGIPPPPLHPPCTPLAPPPPSGGSLTWEGLPSPVHSAPGHPESCGPPDSRARRGGAGGGRGARGCGPRGATRCHGPPPRPGAHPRA, encoded by the exons ATGGAGATGGTCGCTCGGGTGGTGCACGTACCGCCTCACGGGGAGAG ctccgCCTTGGGAGAGAATGTTACGGACACGCTGGCGGGCGGATCCGGCCAGAAAgggatccccccgccccccctgcaccccccctgcaccccccttGCACCCCCTCCGCCTTCCGGCGGCTCCCTCACCTGGGAGGGGCTCCCCAGCCCCGTGCACAGCGCACCTGGCCACCCCGAGAGCTGCGGACCGCCTGACAGTCGGGCGCGCAGGGGGGGcgcgggagggggcaggggagcgcGCGGGTGCGGGCCACGCGGTGCCACGCGGTGCCACGGCCCTCCCCCGCGTCCCGGCGCCCACCCGCGGGCTTGA